In Nocardioides sp. zg-1228, a single window of DNA contains:
- a CDS encoding rhodanese-like domain-containing protein, translated as MTSTPTEARTLDAHTLQERLADGEPPRILDVRTPAEFDTSHIPGAYNVPLDTLREHRDELRRHLDEDVVLVCRSGARATQAEGALRESGLPGVRVLDGGMTSWEAIGAPVNRGRQTWELERQVRLVAGTIVAGSVLASTAVPRLKWVAAAIGTGLTGAALTNTCAMGVALSKMPWNRTADSCDIDEIVAALSGDDAA; from the coding sequence ATGACCAGCACCCCCACCGAAGCCCGCACCCTCGACGCCCACACCCTCCAGGAGCGCCTCGCCGACGGCGAGCCGCCGCGCATCCTGGACGTCCGGACCCCGGCGGAGTTCGACACCTCACACATCCCCGGCGCCTACAACGTCCCGCTCGACACGCTCCGCGAGCACCGCGACGAGCTGCGCCGCCACCTCGACGAGGACGTCGTCCTGGTCTGCCGCTCGGGCGCCCGGGCGACGCAGGCCGAGGGCGCGCTGCGCGAGTCCGGGCTCCCCGGCGTCCGGGTGCTCGACGGCGGCATGACCAGCTGGGAGGCCATCGGCGCCCCGGTCAACCGTGGCCGTCAGACCTGGGAGCTCGAGCGCCAGGTCCGCCTCGTGGCGGGCACCATCGTCGCCGGCAGCGTCCTCGCGAGCACCGCCGTCCCGCGGCTCAAGTGGGTCGCCGCGGCCATCGGCACCGGACTCACCGGCGCGGCGCTGACCAACACCTGCGCCATGGGCGTCGCGCTGTCGAAGATGCCGTGGAACCGCACCGCCGACTCGTGCGACATCGACGAGATCGTCGCCGCGCTCTCCGGGGACGACGCCGCATGA
- a CDS encoding sulfite exporter TauE/SafE family protein: MSPTVAVVVVLAVLVGVSLGMLGGGGSILTVPLLVYVAGLDAKVAIAASLFVVGVTSVAGLVSHARHGRVKWRTGLIFGLAGMIGAYSAGLVGGHLPGNVLLIAFAAMMVATSLAMLRGRKNPPAHASDGELPVRRIVVDGLVVGVATGLVGAGGGFLVVPALVLLGGLPMSVAVGTSLLVISMKSFAGLAGYLSSVELPWGLVLSVTAAAVVGSVLGGRLAGRVPEARLRRAFGWFVLVMGGFVLVQQGPAWAAPAALTVIVTAGLAAGACWQFVRACPLRRVVAG; this comes from the coding sequence ATGAGCCCCACCGTCGCCGTCGTCGTGGTGCTGGCCGTGCTCGTCGGCGTCTCGCTCGGGATGCTCGGCGGCGGCGGCTCGATCCTGACCGTCCCGCTGCTCGTGTACGTCGCCGGGCTGGACGCCAAGGTCGCCATCGCGGCCTCGCTCTTCGTCGTCGGCGTCACCTCCGTGGCGGGCCTGGTCAGCCACGCCCGCCACGGGCGGGTCAAGTGGCGCACCGGCCTGATCTTCGGACTGGCCGGCATGATCGGCGCCTACTCCGCCGGTCTCGTCGGCGGGCACCTGCCCGGCAACGTGCTGCTCATCGCGTTCGCGGCGATGATGGTCGCGACCTCGCTGGCCATGCTCCGTGGGCGCAAGAACCCGCCGGCCCACGCGTCGGACGGCGAGCTGCCGGTCAGGCGGATCGTCGTCGACGGCCTCGTGGTCGGCGTGGCCACCGGCCTGGTCGGAGCCGGCGGCGGGTTCCTCGTCGTGCCGGCCCTGGTCCTGCTCGGCGGGCTGCCCATGTCGGTCGCGGTCGGCACGTCGCTGCTGGTCATCTCGATGAAGTCGTTCGCCGGGCTGGCCGGCTACCTCAGCTCGGTCGAGCTGCCGTGGGGACTCGTCCTCAGCGTCACCGCCGCCGCGGTCGTCGGCAGCGTTCTCGGCGGCCGGCTCGCGGGCCGGGTGCCCGAGGCCCGGCTCCGGCGGGCGTTCGGCTGGTTCGTGCTCGTCATGGGCGGCTTCGTCCTGGTGCAGCAGGGCCCGGCCTGGGCCGCCCCCGCCGCGCTGACGGTCATCGTCACGGCAGGGCTCGCCGCCGGCGCGTGCTGGCAGTTCGTCCGGGCCTGCCCGCTGCGCCGCGTGGTCGCCGGATAG
- a CDS encoding glycosyltransferase 87 family protein — MPALTPRTAWAIAVVSVACRLALRGTHGDLVPDVIDLAVYRAEGMALRHGWDLYGALPGVRGLMTYPPFAAIVFSPVSLLPMGVLAPASVLANVALLAVVGHLSLRLAGTEGRRLSTGTAVVTAVAVWCEPVQSTIALGQVDLLVVALVLADLTVLRGTRWAGVGTGLAAGLKVTPAIVVGYLLLAGPRRTGVRAAVTALGTVALSAIVDRQATWDYWTRHLYDDRRVGSPERITNQSVRGWLVRAFGERDLAGWQLATTMVAVLAVLLVGTYVAIRAGRAGDDLGGLVAIAATGLMVSPISWTHHWVWCVPMLVLGWQRSRLLLVTVLATTATYVVRRIDDDRPELSWDALQVAASGPYVVLGLVALAVVARGVPLARRTAGTSPARAA; from the coding sequence GTGCCGGCCCTGACCCCTCGCACCGCCTGGGCGATCGCCGTCGTGTCGGTGGCCTGCCGCCTGGCGCTGCGGGGCACCCACGGCGACCTCGTGCCCGACGTCATCGACCTCGCCGTCTACCGCGCCGAGGGCATGGCGCTCCGGCACGGGTGGGACCTCTACGGCGCCCTGCCGGGGGTGCGCGGCCTGATGACCTACCCGCCGTTCGCCGCGATCGTCTTCTCCCCGGTGAGCCTCCTGCCGATGGGCGTCCTCGCCCCGGCGTCCGTGCTGGCCAACGTGGCGCTGCTGGCGGTGGTGGGCCACCTCTCGCTCCGTCTCGCCGGCACCGAGGGCCGCCGGCTGAGCACGGGCACGGCCGTCGTGACCGCGGTCGCCGTGTGGTGCGAGCCGGTGCAGTCCACGATCGCGCTCGGCCAGGTCGACCTGCTGGTCGTCGCCCTCGTCCTTGCCGACCTGACCGTGCTGCGCGGCACCCGGTGGGCCGGGGTGGGCACCGGTCTGGCCGCCGGGCTCAAGGTGACCCCCGCGATCGTCGTCGGCTACCTGCTGCTGGCCGGCCCCCGGCGGACCGGGGTGAGAGCCGCCGTGACGGCGCTCGGCACGGTGGCGCTCTCCGCGATCGTGGACCGGCAGGCGACGTGGGACTACTGGACGCGCCACCTCTACGACGACCGACGGGTCGGGAGTCCGGAGAGGATCACCAACCAGTCGGTCCGAGGATGGCTGGTCCGTGCCTTCGGTGAGCGCGATCTCGCGGGTTGGCAGCTCGCCACGACGATGGTGGCCGTCCTCGCCGTGCTGCTGGTCGGGACGTACGTGGCCATCCGGGCCGGGCGCGCCGGCGACGACCTGGGCGGCCTGGTGGCCATCGCCGCCACCGGGCTGATGGTCTCGCCGATCTCGTGGACCCATCACTGGGTCTGGTGCGTGCCGATGCTGGTGCTGGGCTGGCAGCGCTCCCGGCTGCTGCTCGTCACCGTGCTGGCGACCACCGCGACGTACGTCGTCCGACGGATCGACGACGACCGACCGGAGCTGTCGTGGGACGCGCTCCAGGTGGCGGCCTCCGGTCCCTACGTCGTGCTCGGGCTCGTGGCCCTGGCCGTCGTCGCGCGGGGCGTGCCGCTGGCCCGTCGTACGGCCGGGACCTCGCCGGCTCGCGCGGCCTGA
- a CDS encoding zinc-dependent alcohol dehydrogenase, which translates to MRAAVVPEMGAPLEIRDIPTPEPGPGQVLVKIEASGLCHTDIHAARGEWPIKPKMPLIPGHEGVGKVVAVGPDVDTPVVGTRVALPWLGRACGRCRYCVSGWETYCVTPEFTGYTIDGSYAEYAIGYASHAVPVPDGVSAFDAAPLTCAGVTTYKALKVAHPQPNETAMVVGIGGLGHLALQYAKVFGTTTVAVDVEDAKLDLAKKLGADHVVDGRGNQAVELEALGGVDIAVVTVPSPAAMRAAHASLNPNGRLVLVGLPADNRLELPVFETVLKGISVTGSLVGTRNDLADCFALHANGRTRVVAEPRRLEDVNACFEEVLSGAVPARLVFDMAT; encoded by the coding sequence ATGCGAGCAGCAGTAGTCCCGGAGATGGGCGCGCCGCTGGAGATCCGCGACATCCCGACGCCGGAGCCCGGCCCCGGGCAGGTGCTGGTCAAGATCGAGGCGAGCGGGCTGTGCCACACCGACATCCACGCCGCGCGCGGCGAGTGGCCGATCAAGCCCAAGATGCCGCTCATCCCGGGTCACGAGGGCGTCGGCAAGGTCGTCGCGGTCGGCCCGGACGTGGACACGCCCGTCGTCGGCACGCGGGTCGCCCTGCCGTGGCTCGGTCGTGCCTGCGGTCGGTGCCGCTACTGCGTCAGTGGGTGGGAGACCTACTGCGTGACCCCGGAGTTCACCGGCTACACGATCGACGGCTCCTACGCCGAGTACGCGATCGGCTACGCCAGCCACGCCGTGCCGGTGCCCGACGGCGTGTCGGCCTTCGACGCCGCGCCGCTCACCTGTGCGGGAGTCACCACCTACAAGGCGCTCAAGGTGGCGCACCCGCAGCCCAACGAGACCGCGATGGTCGTCGGCATCGGCGGCCTGGGCCACCTCGCGCTGCAGTACGCCAAGGTGTTCGGCACCACCACGGTGGCCGTCGACGTCGAGGACGCCAAGCTCGACCTGGCCAAGAAGCTCGGCGCCGACCACGTCGTGGATGGGCGGGGCAACCAGGCCGTGGAGCTCGAGGCCCTCGGCGGGGTGGACATCGCGGTCGTCACCGTCCCGTCGCCCGCCGCGATGCGTGCCGCCCACGCCTCGCTCAACCCCAACGGCCGCCTCGTGCTGGTCGGCCTGCCCGCCGACAACCGGCTCGAGCTCCCGGTGTTCGAGACGGTGCTCAAGGGGATCTCGGTGACGGGGTCGCTGGTCGGCACCCGCAACGACCTCGCCGACTGCTTCGCCCTCCACGCCAACGGGCGCACCCGCGTGGTCGCCGAGCCGCGTCGCCTCGAGGACGTCAACGCCTGCTTCGAGGAGGTGCTGTCGGGAGCGGTCCCGGCGCGCCTGGTCTTCGACATGGCCACCTGA
- a CDS encoding FAD-dependent oxidoreductase — protein MTKRVAIVGAGMVGLSTGWFLQEHGFHVTVHERRHVAGGSSWGNAGWLTPSLTAPLPEPAVLTYGVRAVLSPSSPVYLPPRLDPRLARFLAGFVRHSTARRWGIGMRAYAPMNRQALAAFDELATGGVEATTRLADPFLACFRTAEERAVLVEELEHVRSAGQDVTYDVLSGSEARALEPSLTAAIGGAVVLHGQRYLDPPAFLAALADSFVARGGEIRESSAVTDVRQTAGGALVTTDDPAAGPLRYDAVVLANGAWIGTLARRFGVRQPVQAGRGYSFSVGGDRLPETPVYFPAQRVACTPLPTADGPRLRVAGMMEFRDTDAPLDPRRIEAIVEATRPLFDGIDLDDRRDEWVGARPCTPDGLPLIGATDAPDVFVAGGHGMWGIALGPLTGRLLARRIATGATPAELVAFDPLR, from the coding sequence ATGACCAAGCGCGTCGCCATCGTCGGAGCCGGGATGGTGGGCCTGTCCACCGGCTGGTTCCTCCAGGAGCACGGCTTCCACGTCACCGTCCACGAACGCCGCCACGTCGCCGGCGGCTCCTCCTGGGGCAACGCCGGCTGGCTCACCCCCTCCCTGACCGCGCCCCTGCCCGAGCCGGCCGTGCTCACCTACGGGGTGCGGGCCGTGCTCAGCCCGTCCTCGCCGGTCTACCTGCCGCCGCGGCTCGACCCGCGGCTCGCGCGCTTCCTCGCCGGGTTCGTCCGCCACAGCACGGCGCGCCGGTGGGGCATCGGCATGCGCGCCTACGCCCCGATGAACCGCCAGGCGCTGGCGGCGTTCGACGAGCTGGCCACCGGGGGAGTCGAGGCGACCACGCGCCTCGCGGACCCGTTCCTCGCCTGTTTCCGCACCGCCGAGGAGCGGGCGGTGCTCGTCGAGGAGCTCGAGCACGTGCGCAGCGCCGGACAGGACGTGACGTACGACGTCCTGTCGGGCAGCGAGGCCCGCGCGCTGGAGCCGTCGCTGACCGCAGCCATCGGCGGCGCCGTCGTCCTGCACGGGCAGCGCTACCTCGACCCGCCGGCGTTCCTGGCGGCCCTCGCCGACTCGTTCGTCGCGCGAGGCGGCGAGATCCGCGAGTCGAGCGCCGTGACGGACGTGCGCCAGACCGCTGGGGGCGCCTTGGTCACCACCGACGACCCCGCTGCCGGACCGCTGCGCTACGACGCCGTCGTGCTGGCCAATGGCGCGTGGATCGGCACCCTGGCCCGCCGGTTCGGCGTGCGCCAGCCGGTGCAGGCGGGCCGCGGCTACTCGTTCAGCGTCGGCGGTGACCGGCTGCCCGAGACGCCGGTCTACTTCCCGGCCCAGCGCGTCGCGTGCACGCCGCTGCCCACCGCCGACGGGCCCCGGCTGAGGGTCGCGGGGATGATGGAGTTCCGCGACACCGACGCCCCCCTCGACCCGCGCCGGATCGAGGCGATCGTCGAGGCGACCCGCCCGCTGTTCGACGGCATCGACCTCGACGACCGGCGCGACGAGTGGGTGGGCGCCCGTCCGTGCACCCCGGACGGGCTCCCGCTGATCGGTGCGACCGACGCGCCGGACGTCTTCGTCGCCGGGGGACACGGCATGTGGGGCATCGCCCTCGGGCCGCTCACCGGGAGGCTGCTCGCCCGGCGCATCGCGACCGGAGCCACGCCGGCCGAGCTCGTCGCGTTCGACCCGCTCCGCTGA
- a CDS encoding metalloregulator ArsR/SmtB family transcription factor, whose protein sequence is MNEERRHHLFDELAVVGKAFGSAKRLELVDLLAQGERTVDGLARAAGMGVSTVSAHLQVLKLAHLVLTRREGTKVFYRLAGDDVADLYAAMRAVARDRSADVGRALEAYLDLPGSGEVGLVTRDELEQLLASGEVTLLDVRPAEEYLAGHIPGARSMPLETLDGETDALRHAPPVVAYCRGSFCVMAHDAVRILGGAGVEARRLEDGMLEWRTSGLPVAAGAA, encoded by the coding sequence ATGAACGAAGAGCGTCGCCACCACCTGTTCGACGAGCTCGCCGTCGTCGGCAAGGCCTTCGGCAGCGCCAAGCGGCTCGAGCTGGTCGACCTGCTCGCCCAGGGCGAGCGCACGGTCGACGGGCTGGCCCGGGCCGCGGGGATGGGGGTGAGCACGGTCTCGGCGCACCTGCAGGTCCTCAAGCTCGCCCACCTGGTGCTGACCCGGCGCGAGGGGACCAAGGTGTTCTACCGCCTCGCGGGCGACGACGTGGCCGACCTCTACGCCGCGATGCGCGCCGTCGCCCGCGACCGCTCCGCCGACGTCGGCCGGGCCCTCGAGGCCTACCTCGACCTGCCCGGCTCGGGGGAGGTGGGCCTGGTGACGCGCGACGAGCTCGAGCAGCTGCTGGCGTCCGGCGAGGTCACCCTCCTCGACGTGCGTCCCGCCGAGGAGTACCTCGCCGGCCACATCCCGGGCGCCCGGAGCATGCCGCTCGAGACGCTGGACGGCGAGACGGACGCCTTGCGGCACGCGCCGCCGGTGGTGGCCTACTGCCGCGGCAGCTTCTGCGTGATGGCGCACGACGCCGTCCGCATCCTGGGCGGGGCCGGCGTCGAGGCACGGCGCCTCGAGGACGGGATGCTGGAGTGGCGTACGTCCGGGCTCCCCGTCGCGGCGGGCGCGGCGTGA
- a CDS encoding MarR family transcriptional regulator, whose translation MSNRDEDVREVEALSCRLQEAFAHVRVDEVVATELSVQQLKVLMLVQYRAPMTAHAVADALCVSAATVSGLVSRLVAGGFLVQEPAPDDRRALLLRTTAAGSEALEDVAAMQLRHWRDVVPGLTDAEVAGLRLGLAGIERVMRGTPGGTREG comes from the coding sequence GTGAGCAATCGGGACGAGGACGTCCGCGAGGTGGAGGCGCTCTCCTGCCGGCTGCAGGAGGCCTTCGCCCACGTCCGGGTCGACGAGGTCGTCGCCACCGAGCTGTCGGTCCAGCAGCTCAAGGTGCTCATGCTCGTGCAGTACCGCGCCCCGATGACGGCCCACGCCGTCGCCGACGCCCTCTGCGTCAGCGCGGCGACCGTGTCGGGCCTCGTCTCGCGACTGGTGGCGGGCGGGTTCCTCGTCCAGGAGCCGGCCCCGGACGACCGGCGCGCCCTGCTCCTGCGTACGACCGCGGCGGGCAGCGAGGCGCTCGAGGACGTCGCCGCCATGCAGCTGCGGCACTGGCGCGACGTCGTGCCCGGGCTCACCGACGCCGAGGTCGCCGGCCTCCGGCTCGGGCTCGCCGGCATCGAGCGCGTGATGCGCGGCACCCCAGGCGGCACGCGCGAGGGGTGA
- a CDS encoding DedA family protein, with protein MTGIVDALVALPPWLVLLVVFALPAAEAGLMVGVFIPGEIAVLIGGVVAHEGELPLWAVILTASSGALIGDQAGYELGRRHGGRLAGRLLGHVVRPGDIDRTYDLLRRRGGLAVALGRWIAVVRALLPGAAGAIGMARLRFTVFNVVGGVLWASAVAVGGYLVGASYRALEHDIGLAADVLLLIVLVGVGGWVLVRRRREAARPDAS; from the coding sequence GTGACGGGCATCGTCGACGCACTGGTCGCACTGCCGCCGTGGCTGGTGCTGCTCGTGGTCTTCGCGCTCCCCGCTGCGGAGGCCGGTCTGATGGTCGGGGTCTTCATCCCGGGGGAGATCGCCGTGCTCATCGGCGGTGTCGTCGCCCACGAGGGCGAGCTGCCGCTGTGGGCGGTGATCCTCACCGCGTCGTCGGGCGCGTTGATCGGCGACCAGGCCGGGTACGAGCTCGGCCGGCGCCACGGTGGTCGGCTCGCGGGACGCCTGCTGGGCCACGTCGTCCGGCCCGGGGACATCGACCGCACCTACGACCTGCTCCGGCGTCGCGGGGGCCTGGCGGTGGCGCTGGGACGCTGGATCGCGGTCGTGCGCGCGCTGCTGCCCGGTGCCGCCGGCGCGATCGGGATGGCGCGGCTCAGGTTCACCGTCTTCAACGTCGTCGGTGGCGTCCTCTGGGCGAGCGCGGTCGCGGTCGGGGGCTACCTGGTCGGCGCGTCCTACCGCGCGCTCGAGCACGACATCGGGCTCGCGGCCGACGTCCTGCTCCTGATCGTGCTGGTCGGGGTGGGCGGCTGGGTGCTCGTCCGCCGCCGCCGCGAGGCGGCGCGTCCTGACGCCTCTTAG
- a CDS encoding universal stress protein: MSKDRRSAAGDGDVVVGVDGSRAGVQALRYAVAEAARLGAGVHVVHAVPIFVPMTPMYPLPVDDLTTAGQAVVQRTVDEARAPESTRLATSLSREGAVPALLAVSEDAPLVVLGADRRPVAARIFTGNVSTAVAASSRAPVVTVPETWPGGEPTGTVLVGIKRPDGSPELLAEAFATAQTRGARLVVLHAWRLPSFYEDVVAHRVAETDWAERAHEEVDRELEQWRAVYPDVEVEVRVVHDQPAHALVSASERVDEIVLVRRPRGVAAALHLGPTARAVMANAHCPVRIVPSDRGLSTADLVLEDAGELNK; the protein is encoded by the coding sequence ATGTCGAAGGACCGGAGGTCGGCTGCAGGGGACGGCGACGTGGTGGTGGGCGTCGACGGGTCCCGGGCAGGCGTCCAGGCGTTGCGCTACGCCGTCGCCGAGGCTGCGCGCCTCGGGGCGGGCGTGCACGTCGTGCACGCCGTGCCGATCTTCGTGCCGATGACGCCGATGTACCCCCTGCCGGTCGATGACCTGACCACCGCCGGACAGGCAGTGGTGCAGAGGACGGTGGACGAGGCCCGGGCCCCGGAGTCGACCCGGCTCGCGACGAGCCTCTCCCGCGAGGGCGCGGTGCCGGCGCTGCTGGCGGTCAGCGAGGACGCCCCGCTCGTGGTGCTCGGCGCCGACCGTCGTCCGGTGGCCGCCCGCATCTTCACCGGCAACGTGTCGACCGCCGTCGCGGCGAGCTCGCGGGCCCCCGTCGTCACGGTGCCCGAGACGTGGCCCGGGGGCGAGCCCACCGGGACCGTCCTGGTCGGCATCAAGCGGCCCGACGGCTCGCCCGAGCTCCTGGCCGAGGCGTTCGCCACCGCGCAGACCCGCGGAGCCCGGCTGGTGGTCCTGCACGCGTGGCGACTGCCCAGCTTCTACGAGGACGTGGTGGCCCACCGCGTCGCCGAGACCGACTGGGCCGAGCGCGCCCACGAGGAGGTCGACCGCGAGCTCGAGCAGTGGCGGGCGGTCTACCCCGACGTCGAGGTCGAGGTGCGCGTCGTCCACGACCAGCCGGCCCACGCCCTGGTGAGCGCCTCGGAGCGGGTCGACGAGATCGTGCTGGTCCGCAGGCCGCGCGGGGTCGCGGCCGCCCTGCACCTGGGCCCGACCGCGCGCGCCGTGATGGCCAATGCGCACTGCCCGGTGCGGATCGTGCCGTCCGACCGCGGGCTGTCGACCGCCGACCTGGTCCTGGAGGACGCAGGAGAGCTCAACAAGTAG
- a CDS encoding MBL fold metallo-hydrolase → MPIPVTVVPIDTPGLGDRTYVAHDGAVALVVDPQRDIDRVLAAADEAGVRITHVFETHIHNDYVTGGLALAEAVGAAYLVNVDDPVAFERTPVRDGDVVAVGDTMRVRVVHTPGHTHTHLSFALSAGDEPVAVFTGGSLLHGSTGRPDLLGPDHTDALVHAQWHSAQRLADELPDDTSVFPTHGFGSFCSATQSDATASTIGDEKRTNPALTKDEADYVDGLLAGLEEFPAYYAEMGPANTAGPRAADLSDPELADPAELRRRIDAGEWVVDLRTRSAFAAGHLSGSVNFGLDGQFVTYLGWILPYDATITLLGETPEQVAEAQREMVRIGMDPAAMATGTPEDWADGAPLGSFPVTDFAGLAAEIREDPAGERVVLDVRRPAEYDAGHIAGAVNVPVHAVLAHLESIPQQRLWIHCAGGYRAGVVASVLAARGHDVVAIDDSYDESAAEAGLTLV, encoded by the coding sequence ATGCCCATCCCCGTCACCGTCGTCCCGATCGACACCCCCGGCCTCGGCGACCGCACGTACGTGGCCCACGACGGCGCCGTCGCGCTCGTCGTCGACCCGCAGCGCGACATCGACCGCGTCCTGGCCGCCGCCGACGAGGCGGGCGTGCGGATCACCCACGTCTTCGAGACCCACATCCACAACGACTACGTCACGGGCGGGCTGGCCCTGGCCGAGGCGGTCGGCGCCGCCTACCTCGTCAACGTCGACGACCCGGTCGCCTTCGAGCGCACCCCCGTCCGCGACGGCGACGTCGTCGCCGTCGGCGACACCATGCGGGTGCGCGTGGTCCACACCCCCGGCCACACCCACACCCACCTGTCCTTTGCGCTCTCGGCCGGCGACGAGCCCGTCGCGGTGTTCACCGGCGGGTCGCTGCTCCACGGCTCCACCGGCCGTCCCGACCTGCTCGGCCCCGACCACACCGACGCCCTGGTCCACGCGCAGTGGCACTCCGCCCAACGCCTCGCCGACGAGCTGCCTGACGACACGTCGGTCTTCCCGACCCACGGCTTCGGCAGCTTCTGCTCGGCCACCCAGTCCGACGCGACCGCGAGCACCATCGGCGACGAGAAGCGGACCAACCCGGCCCTGACCAAGGACGAGGCGGACTACGTCGACGGCCTGCTCGCGGGCCTCGAGGAGTTCCCCGCCTACTACGCCGAGATGGGCCCCGCGAACACCGCCGGCCCGCGGGCGGCCGACCTGTCCGACCCCGAGCTCGCCGACCCGGCCGAGCTGCGCCGCCGCATCGACGCCGGCGAGTGGGTCGTGGACCTGCGGACCCGGTCGGCGTTCGCCGCCGGTCACCTCAGCGGCAGCGTCAACTTCGGCCTCGACGGCCAGTTCGTCACCTACCTGGGCTGGATCCTCCCCTACGACGCGACCATCACGCTGCTCGGCGAGACCCCCGAGCAGGTGGCCGAGGCGCAGCGCGAGATGGTCCGCATCGGCATGGACCCGGCCGCGATGGCCACCGGCACGCCCGAGGACTGGGCCGACGGCGCCCCGCTCGGCAGCTTCCCGGTCACCGACTTCGCCGGGCTCGCCGCGGAGATCCGCGAGGACCCTGCCGGCGAGCGCGTGGTCCTCGACGTGCGCCGCCCGGCGGAGTACGACGCCGGCCACATCGCCGGCGCCGTCAACGTCCCCGTCCACGCCGTCCTGGCCCACCTCGAGTCGATCCCGCAGCAGAGGCTCTGGATCCACTGTGCCGGCGGCTACCGCGCCGGCGTCGTCGCCTCGGTCCTCGCCGCGCGCGGCCACGACGTCGTCGCCATCGACGACTCGTACGACGAGAGCGCTGCCGAGGCCGGGCTCACGCTCGTCTGA